The Macaca fascicularis isolate 582-1 chromosome 1, T2T-MFA8v1.1 genome includes a window with the following:
- the IGSF21 gene encoding immunoglobulin superfamily member 21 isoform X8: protein MVYFKRDGEPIDAVPLSEPPAASSGPLQDSRPFRSLLHRDLDDTKMQKSLSLLDAENRGGRPYTERPSHGLTPDPNILLQPTTENIPETVVSREFPRWVHSAEPTYFLRHSRTPSSDGTVEVRALLTWTLNPQIDNEALFSCEVKHPALSMPMQAEVTLVAPKGPKIVMTPSRARVGDTVRILVHGFQNEVFPEPMFTWTRVGSRLLDGSAEFDGKELVLERVPAELNGSMYRCTAQNPLGSTDTHTRLIVFENPNIPRGTEDSNGSIGPTGARLTLVLALTVILELT, encoded by the exons ATG GTTTATTTCAAACGAGATGGGGAACCAATCGACGCAGTACCCCTATCAGAGCCACCAGCTGCGAGCTCCGGCCCCCTCCAGGACAGCAGGCCCTTCCGCAGCCTTCTGCACCGTGACCTGGATGACACCAAGATGCAGAAGTCACTGTCCCTCCTGGATGCCGAGAACCGGGGTGGGCGACCCTACACGGAGCGCCCCTCCCATGGCCTGACCCCAGATCCCAACATCCTCCTCCAGCCAACCACAGAGAACATACCAGAGACGGTCGTGAGCCGTGAGTTCCCCCGCTGGGTCCACAGCGCCGAGCCCACCTACTTCCTGCGCCACAGCCGCACCCCGAGCAGCGACGGCACTGTGGAAGTACGCGCCCTGCTCACCTGGACCCTCAACCCACAGATTGACAACGAGGCCCTCTTCAGCTGCGAGGTCAAGCACCCAGCACTGTCGATGCCCATGCAGGCAGAGGTCACGCTGG TTGCCCCGAAAGGACCCAAAATTGTGATGACGCCCAGCAGAGCCCGGGTCGGGGACACAGTGAGGATTCTGGTCCATGGGTTTCAG AACGAAGTCTTCCCGGAGCCCATGTTCACCTGGACGCGGGTTGGGAGCCGCCTCCTGGATGGCAGCGCTGAGTTCGACGGGAAGGAGCTGGTGCTGGAGCGGGTTCCTGCTGAGCTCAACGGCTCTATGTATCGCTGCACTGCCCAGAACCCACTGGGCTCCACCGACACGCACACCCGGCTCATCGTGTTTG AAAATCCAAATATCCCAAGAGGAACGGAGGACTCCAATG GTTCCATTGGCCCCACTGGCGCCCGGCTCACCTTGGTGCTCGCCCTGACAGTGATTCTGGAGCTGACGTGA